The genomic DNA CGTCGGTCTCGTGCCACCATTCGATCTCATCGGCGTCACCGATCTGCCAACAAAGGTAAACGACGCGCTGTGAGCGCATCGACGGAAAATCGATCAGGCCTCTCGTATAGTCTTTCAGTTCGATCCCGCACTCGGTCAGATCCGTGGTGAGCTTTCCGACTCTGTAAAGAGCCTTTACATATCCGGCACCGCCCTCCATTCCCCCGCCGAACTCAGATGCACTTGCCGCAGCACGCGATGAATCACGCATATCGTTGATCGCTGCGTATAATTGTTTGATCTCCTTGAGTTTCGGAATGATCGTCGGCAGCAGTTCATTGGCTTCGCTGATCGTAAATAGCTTCATCGTTCAAACGGACGTCCGCCATAATGCGGTTCAACTTCATTATCGTCTTGAAAATCCTGCTCAATAGGCACGGGCCCACCGATCTCTCCCGGCGGCACAAAAGACGGTACATCGTATTCGCCGCCTTGCGAGATGTCTTTTCTAATAAGGTCCGCGATATCTCCGAGGTCAATAAAAAAGTCGCCAACATCGATCAGTCGCGGTGCAGTGTTGGATCGAAATC from Acidobacteriota bacterium includes the following:
- a CDS encoding DUF2203 domain-containing protein; the protein is MKLFTISEANELLPTIIPKLKEIKQLYAAINDMRDSSRAAASASEFGGGMEGGAGYVKALYRVGKLTTDLTECGIELKDYTRGLIDFPSMRSQRVVYLCWQIGDADEIEWWHETDAGFAGRQRI